The following coding sequences lie in one Populus nigra chromosome 15, ddPopNigr1.1, whole genome shotgun sequence genomic window:
- the LOC133673996 gene encoding uncharacterized protein LOC133673996 isoform X1, with product MIGAGKIKQYSNVLDKPLSKGKQEVSSSAFAFLFSELVQYNQTQVDNIAELERRLEDAGYAVGARVLELLCHRDKGNRRETRLLGILSFVHSTVWKVLFGKVADSLEKGTEHEDEYMISEKELLVNRFISIPKDMGTFNCGAFVAGIVRGVLDGAGFPAVVTAHFVPMEGQHRPRTTILIKFGEEGDMSLSLLFTA from the exons atgATCGGAGCAGGCAAGATCAAGCAATACTCTAATGTCCTCGATAAACCCCTCAGCAAGGGCAAACAAGAG GTGAGTTCGAGTGCGTTTGCATTTTTGTTTTCGGAGCTTGTTCAGTATAATCAAACACAGGTTGATAACATTGCTGAATTAGAGCGAAG GCTAGAGGATGCAGGCTATGCTGTTGGGGCTCGAGTTCTGGAACTTCTTTGCCACAGGGATAAG GGCAACAGAAGGGAAACACGGTTGTTGGGTATTTTGTCTTTTGTACACAGCACAGTGTGGAAAGTGTTATTTGGAAAG GTAGCCGATTCCCTTGAAAAAGGCACTGAACATGAAGATGAATACATGATCAGTGAGAAGGAGCTCCTTGTCAATAG ATTCATTTCAATTCCGAAGGATATGGGGACATTTAACTGCGGGGCATTTGTTGCTGGAATAGTAAGG GGTGTTTTGGATGGTGCAGGTTTTCCAGCTGTAGTAACAGCTCATTTTGTGCCTATGGAGGGCCAGCATCGACCTAGGACAaccattttgataaaatttggtGAGGAG GGTGACATGTCGTTGAGCTTGTTGTTCACGGCCTAA
- the LOC133673996 gene encoding uncharacterized protein LOC133673996 isoform X2, which yields MIGAGKIKQYSNVLDKPLSKGKQEVSSSAFAFLFSELVQYNQTQVDNIAELERRLEDAGYAVGARVLELLCHRDKGNRRETRLLGILSFVHSTVWKVLFGKVADSLEKGTEHEDEYMISEKELLVNRFISIPKDMGTFNCGAFVAGIVRGVLDGAGFPAVVTAHFVPMEGQHRPRTTILIKFGSKKRSKTRLMLV from the exons atgATCGGAGCAGGCAAGATCAAGCAATACTCTAATGTCCTCGATAAACCCCTCAGCAAGGGCAAACAAGAG GTGAGTTCGAGTGCGTTTGCATTTTTGTTTTCGGAGCTTGTTCAGTATAATCAAACACAGGTTGATAACATTGCTGAATTAGAGCGAAG GCTAGAGGATGCAGGCTATGCTGTTGGGGCTCGAGTTCTGGAACTTCTTTGCCACAGGGATAAG GGCAACAGAAGGGAAACACGGTTGTTGGGTATTTTGTCTTTTGTACACAGCACAGTGTGGAAAGTGTTATTTGGAAAG GTAGCCGATTCCCTTGAAAAAGGCACTGAACATGAAGATGAATACATGATCAGTGAGAAGGAGCTCCTTGTCAATAG ATTCATTTCAATTCCGAAGGATATGGGGACATTTAACTGCGGGGCATTTGTTGCTGGAATAGTAAGG GGTGTTTTGGATGGTGCAGGTTTTCCAGCTGTAGTAACAGCTCATTTTGTGCCTATGGAGGGCCAGCATCGACCTAGGACAaccattttgataaaatttg GTTCTAAGAAGAGAAGCAAGACTAGGTTAATGCTTGTTTGA
- the LOC133673996 gene encoding uncharacterized protein LOC133673996 isoform X3: protein MIGAGKIKQYSNVLDKPLSKGKQEVSSSAFAFLFSELVQYNQTQVDNIAELERRLEDAGYAVGARVLELLCHRDKGNRRETRLLGILSFVHSTVWKVLFGKVADSLEKGTEHEDEYMISEKELLVNRFISIPKDMGTFNCGAFVAGIVRGVLDGAGFPAVVTAHFVPMEGQHRPRTTILIKFGEEVLRREARLG, encoded by the exons atgATCGGAGCAGGCAAGATCAAGCAATACTCTAATGTCCTCGATAAACCCCTCAGCAAGGGCAAACAAGAG GTGAGTTCGAGTGCGTTTGCATTTTTGTTTTCGGAGCTTGTTCAGTATAATCAAACACAGGTTGATAACATTGCTGAATTAGAGCGAAG GCTAGAGGATGCAGGCTATGCTGTTGGGGCTCGAGTTCTGGAACTTCTTTGCCACAGGGATAAG GGCAACAGAAGGGAAACACGGTTGTTGGGTATTTTGTCTTTTGTACACAGCACAGTGTGGAAAGTGTTATTTGGAAAG GTAGCCGATTCCCTTGAAAAAGGCACTGAACATGAAGATGAATACATGATCAGTGAGAAGGAGCTCCTTGTCAATAG ATTCATTTCAATTCCGAAGGATATGGGGACATTTAACTGCGGGGCATTTGTTGCTGGAATAGTAAGG GGTGTTTTGGATGGTGCAGGTTTTCCAGCTGTAGTAACAGCTCATTTTGTGCCTATGGAGGGCCAGCATCGACCTAGGACAaccattttgataaaatttggtGAGGAG GTTCTAAGAAGAGAAGCAAGACTAGGTTAA